In Paenibacillus kyungheensis, the following are encoded in one genomic region:
- a CDS encoding NAD-dependent epimerase/dehydratase family protein has protein sequence MNILITGAAGKIGSELTAYLQDKFQLRLADMHTDRLQGYQQTKHEIMNLNITDPEACQQACEGIDIVIHLAGDPLPDAGFYESLLDNNIKGTFNIFRAAQDQGVQRVILASSAQTIEGYPIDAQIYPDMPTRPRNLYGVSKCFGESLASYFAYTEGLQSIAIRIGAYDDFKAEGPTLEARDMSAYLSPADMCDLFYKSIIATDLEPFTILHGISDNRFKRLSLDDTKKKVGYDPKSDAFALSDISLYDSPR, from the coding sequence ATGAATATCCTTATCACTGGAGCCGCTGGCAAAATTGGAAGCGAACTGACCGCATATTTACAAGATAAGTTCCAACTACGGCTTGCAGATATGCATACCGATCGATTACAGGGTTATCAGCAGACCAAGCATGAGATTATGAACCTCAATATCACTGACCCTGAAGCTTGTCAGCAAGCCTGTGAAGGCATCGACATCGTAATTCATCTAGCAGGAGATCCTTTGCCAGATGCAGGATTTTACGAATCGTTGTTAGATAATAATATCAAAGGAACGTTTAATATTTTCCGAGCTGCTCAAGATCAAGGTGTACAGCGAGTGATTTTAGCAAGCAGTGCACAGACGATAGAAGGGTATCCAATCGATGCTCAAATTTATCCTGATATGCCGACAAGACCACGTAATTTGTATGGTGTAAGCAAGTGCTTTGGAGAATCGTTAGCTTCGTATTTTGCATATACCGAAGGACTACAGAGTATAGCGATTCGTATTGGCGCGTATGATGATTTTAAGGCAGAAGGGCCGACACTTGAAGCACGTGATATGAGCGCATATCTCAGTCCAGCAGATATGTGTGATCTATTTTATAAGTCGATCATTGCTACCGATCTTGAGCCTTTTACTATTCTTCATGGAATATCAGATAATCGGTTTAAGCGTCTTTCTTTGGATGATACGAAAAAGAAAGTGGGCTATGATCCCAAGTCGGATGCATTCGCTCTTAGTGACATTTCGTTGTATGATAGTCCGCGTTAA
- a CDS encoding TerD family protein yields MQITKGQKVDITKGRALSQIAIGLNWETATANLDINASAFLLNNAGICTQDEDMIFYNQQSSRQQAVTHSDQSPQDREIIQITPSKIPSDISKIAITLTIHEEGNHNHSFQDVQQVNCRIYDPLTNEELITFSFGEGLSSETAIVVGEIYLHNEEWKFNAISSGFNGGLSALVQNFGLSVDDDVAPPAPAVEVTPPTPPVTVAPVSLMKIELKKKESINIQKSPTITATLEWETKKDLDLYCFYVTQANQVGKVYYRNLGSIHETPYITLDGDALTHGKETIQIHRPDALKYVLFAAYSAVSNGTGSFKSMKVRAVVDNHQGQVITSPLHEKNNYAYWVAIAHIDFTDVNATRISHVEQYSGRGVEASPWLYEDGTFKMDAGPEEFKD; encoded by the coding sequence ATGCAAATCACTAAAGGACAAAAAGTTGATATTACCAAAGGTCGTGCGTTATCGCAGATTGCGATCGGATTGAACTGGGAAACGGCTACAGCGAATTTGGATATTAATGCTTCTGCTTTTTTACTCAATAATGCTGGAATTTGTACGCAAGACGAAGATATGATCTTTTATAATCAGCAAAGTAGTCGACAACAAGCGGTTACTCATTCTGATCAAAGCCCTCAAGATCGGGAAATCATTCAGATCACTCCGAGTAAGATTCCATCTGATATTTCGAAGATTGCAATCACATTAACGATTCATGAAGAAGGCAATCATAATCATTCATTTCAAGACGTACAGCAAGTGAATTGTCGTATTTATGATCCGTTGACCAATGAAGAACTGATTACGTTCTCTTTTGGTGAAGGGTTAAGTAGCGAGACAGCGATTGTGGTAGGCGAAATATATTTACATAATGAAGAATGGAAATTTAATGCGATTAGTAGCGGATTTAACGGCGGATTATCTGCATTAGTACAGAATTTTGGGCTATCTGTAGACGATGACGTTGCTCCACCGGCTCCTGCTGTAGAAGTAACTCCACCAACTCCGCCTGTAACTGTTGCTCCGGTATCATTAATGAAGATTGAACTGAAAAAGAAAGAAAGTATCAATATCCAAAAATCTCCGACAATTACAGCTACACTTGAATGGGAAACGAAAAAAGATTTAGATCTATACTGCTTTTATGTTACGCAAGCCAATCAAGTAGGTAAAGTCTATTATCGCAATTTAGGCTCTATTCATGAAACACCTTATATTACGCTGGATGGAGATGCGTTAACACATGGTAAAGAAACGATTCAAATTCATCGACCAGATGCTTTGAAATATGTACTATTTGCCGCATATAGCGCGGTAAGCAATGGAACAGGTAGCTTTAAATCAATGAAAGTACGTGCAGTGGTCGACAACCATCAAGGACAAGTGATTACTTCTCCACTTCATGAAAAAAATAATTATGCATATTGGGTAGCGATTGCTCATATTGATTTTACCGATGTAAATGCTACTCGTATCAGTCATGTCGAACAGTATTCAGGTAGAGGTGTAGAAGCAAGCCCCTGGTTGTACGAAGACGGCACATTCAAAATGGATGCAGGTCCAGAAGAATTTAAAGATTGA